Proteins encoded within one genomic window of Hevea brasiliensis isolate MT/VB/25A 57/8 chromosome 8, ASM3005281v1, whole genome shotgun sequence:
- the LOC110651906 gene encoding uncharacterized protein LOC110651906 isoform X3, whose protein sequence is MPPRAGTTQPWWSLGQLFFTISRRFSARLNFSFLSEAKVLNHLDDECEDFLPWLERKAGVHVSSKLYIGKSSYGRSLFASKDILTGDCILRVPYSVQIASDNLLPKVSALLDDQVGSVTKVAIVLLVEQKLGWESEWAHYLSCLPQLEEMNSTIFWSRSELDMICQSFVYQETINQKAQIEKDFLTIKPVYIFCFSLALKQFPHILRSITIKDFMHAYALVKSRAWGSTKGVSLIPFADFLNHDGVSEVIVLNDEDKLVSEVLIRYGKFSNATLLLDFGFTLPYNIHDQVKIQIDIPHRDFLREMKLEILQKHYLPTIEDDNGFKSSWDSFIIKEVKSAEGKGKGLPQSLRAFARVLCCTSHQDLSDLVIEAAQNDGRLARRPFKSRSREIQAHEIMLSHLTQLIEEYDTSVKSLGHADSPTTCKRFALRRQMALDLLTGELRILKSASAWLKNYCASLLQHADMNDAASYDGSVQE, encoded by the exons ATGCCACCTCGAGCTGGCACCACACAGCCGTGGTGGTCTTTAGGTCAGCTCTTCTTCACCATCTCTCGTCGCTTCTCTGCTAGGCTGAATTTCTCCTTCCTATCTGAAGCTAAG GTGTTGAATCATTTGGATGACGAGTGTGAAGATTTCTTGCCATGGTTAGAGAGGAAAGCTGGTGTCCACGTTTCATCCAAACTTTACATTGGGAAATCCTCCTACGGCAG GTCACTATTTGCTTCTAAAGACATACTAACTGGGGACTGCATATTGAGAGTTCCATATAGTGTT CAAATAGCATCAGATAATCTACTTCCAAAAGTGTCAGCTTTACTAGATGATCAAGTTGGGAGTGTTACGAAGGTTGCTATTGTCCTCTTGGTTGAGCAAAAACTTGGCTGG GAATCTGAGTGGGCGCATTATTTAAGTTGTCTTCCTCAGCTTGAAGAAATGAATAGCACG ATATTCTGGAGCAGAAGTGAGTTGGACATGATTTGTCAAAGCTTTGTGTATCAGGAAACAATCAATCAAAAAGCTCAAATTGAAAAAGATTTCTTGACAATTAAGCCAGTATATATATTTTGTTTCTCGTTG GCTCTTAAGCAATTCCCTCATATTTTAAGGAGTATCACAATTAAGGATTTCATGCATGCATATGCTTTAG TTAAATCTCGAGCTTGGGGAAGCACAAAGGGAGTATCTCTG ATTCCTTTTGCGGATTTTCTGAACCATGATGGGGTTTCTGAAGTAATTGTGTTAAATGATGAAGACAAACTGGTCTCTGAG GTACTGATCAGATATGGAAAATTTTCAAATGCTACCTTGCTTTTGGACTTTGGGTTTACACTTCCATATAACATCCATGACCAG GTTAAGATCCAGATTGATATACCTCATCGTGATTTCTTACGTGAAATGAAGTTGGAAATCTTGCAAAAGCATTATTTACCAACAATTGAAGATGACAATGGTTTCAAGTCTTCATGGGATTCTTTCATAATCAA AGAAGTGAAGTCTGCTGAAGGAAAAGGGAAGGGTCTGCCACAGTCACTTCGTGCATTTGCTCGGGTTCTATGTTGCACATCACATCAAG ATTTAAGTGATTTGGTCATCGAAGCCGCACAAAATGATGGCCGTTTGGCTAGGCGCCCTTTTAAAAGTAGGAGCAGAGAGATCCAGGCACATGAGATCATGTTGTCGCATCTCACTCAACTCATTGAGGAATATGATACCTCTGTTAAG TCGTTGGGGCATGCTGATTCTCCCACCACGTGTAAAAGATTTGCTCTTCGAAGGCAAATGGCTCTAGACCTCCTCACTGGTGAGCTTCGTATCCTTAAATCTGCTTCGGCATGGTTGAAGAATTATTGTGCATCCTTGTTACAGCATGCCGACATGAATGATGCTGCTAGTTATGATGGAAGTGTTCAAGAATGA
- the LOC110651906 gene encoding uncharacterized protein LOC110651906 isoform X2 encodes MPPRAGTTQPWWSLGQLFFTISRRFSARLNFSFLSEAKVLNHLDDECEDFLPWLERKAGVHVSSKLYIGKSSYGRSLFASKDILTGDCILRVPYSVQIASDNLLPKVSALLDDQVGSVTKVAIVLLVEQKLGWESEWAHYLSCLPQLEEMNSTIFWSRSELDMICQSFVYQETINQKAQIEKDFLTIKPALKQFPHILRSITIKDFMHAYALVKSRAWGSTKGVSLIPFADFLNHDGVSEVIVLNDEDKLVSEVIADRNYAAHEEVLIRYGKFSNATLLLDFGFTLPYNIHDQVKIQIDIPHRDFLREMKLEILQKHYLPTIEDDNGFKSSWDSFIIKEVKSAEGKGKGLPQSLRAFARVLCCTSHQDLSDLVIEAAQNDGRLARRPFKSRSREIQAHEIMLSHLTQLIEEYDTSVKSLGHADSPTTCKRFALRRQMALDLLTGELRILKSASAWLKNYCASLLQHADMNDAASYDGSVQE; translated from the exons ATGCCACCTCGAGCTGGCACCACACAGCCGTGGTGGTCTTTAGGTCAGCTCTTCTTCACCATCTCTCGTCGCTTCTCTGCTAGGCTGAATTTCTCCTTCCTATCTGAAGCTAAG GTGTTGAATCATTTGGATGACGAGTGTGAAGATTTCTTGCCATGGTTAGAGAGGAAAGCTGGTGTCCACGTTTCATCCAAACTTTACATTGGGAAATCCTCCTACGGCAG GTCACTATTTGCTTCTAAAGACATACTAACTGGGGACTGCATATTGAGAGTTCCATATAGTGTT CAAATAGCATCAGATAATCTACTTCCAAAAGTGTCAGCTTTACTAGATGATCAAGTTGGGAGTGTTACGAAGGTTGCTATTGTCCTCTTGGTTGAGCAAAAACTTGGCTGG GAATCTGAGTGGGCGCATTATTTAAGTTGTCTTCCTCAGCTTGAAGAAATGAATAGCACG ATATTCTGGAGCAGAAGTGAGTTGGACATGATTTGTCAAAGCTTTGTGTATCAGGAAACAATCAATCAAAAAGCTCAAATTGAAAAAGATTTCTTGACAATTAAGCCA GCTCTTAAGCAATTCCCTCATATTTTAAGGAGTATCACAATTAAGGATTTCATGCATGCATATGCTTTAG TTAAATCTCGAGCTTGGGGAAGCACAAAGGGAGTATCTCTG ATTCCTTTTGCGGATTTTCTGAACCATGATGGGGTTTCTGAAGTAATTGTGTTAAATGATGAAGACAAACTGGTCTCTGAG GTCATTGCTGATCGCAATTATGCTGCTCATGAAGAG GTACTGATCAGATATGGAAAATTTTCAAATGCTACCTTGCTTTTGGACTTTGGGTTTACACTTCCATATAACATCCATGACCAG GTTAAGATCCAGATTGATATACCTCATCGTGATTTCTTACGTGAAATGAAGTTGGAAATCTTGCAAAAGCATTATTTACCAACAATTGAAGATGACAATGGTTTCAAGTCTTCATGGGATTCTTTCATAATCAA AGAAGTGAAGTCTGCTGAAGGAAAAGGGAAGGGTCTGCCACAGTCACTTCGTGCATTTGCTCGGGTTCTATGTTGCACATCACATCAAG ATTTAAGTGATTTGGTCATCGAAGCCGCACAAAATGATGGCCGTTTGGCTAGGCGCCCTTTTAAAAGTAGGAGCAGAGAGATCCAGGCACATGAGATCATGTTGTCGCATCTCACTCAACTCATTGAGGAATATGATACCTCTGTTAAG TCGTTGGGGCATGCTGATTCTCCCACCACGTGTAAAAGATTTGCTCTTCGAAGGCAAATGGCTCTAGACCTCCTCACTGGTGAGCTTCGTATCCTTAAATCTGCTTCGGCATGGTTGAAGAATTATTGTGCATCCTTGTTACAGCATGCCGACATGAATGATGCTGCTAGTTATGATGGAAGTGTTCAAGAATGA
- the LOC110651906 gene encoding uncharacterized protein LOC110651906 isoform X4 translates to MPPRAGTTQPWWSLGQLFFTISRRFSARLNFSFLSEAKVLNHLDDECEDFLPWLERKAGVHVSSKLYIGKSSYGRSLFASKDILTGDCILRVPYSVQIASDNLLPKVSALLDDQVGSVTKVAIVLLVEQKLGWESEWAHYLSCLPQLEEMNSTIFWSRIKSRAWGSTKGVSLIPFADFLNHDGVSEVIVLNDEDKLVSEVIADRNYAAHEEVLIRYGKFSNATLLLDFGFTLPYNIHDQVKIQIDIPHRDFLREMKLEILQKHYLPTIEDDNGFKSSWDSFIIKEVKSAEGKGKGLPQSLRAFARVLCCTSHQDLSDLVIEAAQNDGRLARRPFKSRSREIQAHEIMLSHLTQLIEEYDTSVKSLGHADSPTTCKRFALRRQMALDLLTGELRILKSASAWLKNYCASLLQHADMNDAASYDGSVQE, encoded by the exons ATGCCACCTCGAGCTGGCACCACACAGCCGTGGTGGTCTTTAGGTCAGCTCTTCTTCACCATCTCTCGTCGCTTCTCTGCTAGGCTGAATTTCTCCTTCCTATCTGAAGCTAAG GTGTTGAATCATTTGGATGACGAGTGTGAAGATTTCTTGCCATGGTTAGAGAGGAAAGCTGGTGTCCACGTTTCATCCAAACTTTACATTGGGAAATCCTCCTACGGCAG GTCACTATTTGCTTCTAAAGACATACTAACTGGGGACTGCATATTGAGAGTTCCATATAGTGTT CAAATAGCATCAGATAATCTACTTCCAAAAGTGTCAGCTTTACTAGATGATCAAGTTGGGAGTGTTACGAAGGTTGCTATTGTCCTCTTGGTTGAGCAAAAACTTGGCTGG GAATCTGAGTGGGCGCATTATTTAAGTTGTCTTCCTCAGCTTGAAGAAATGAATAGCACG ATATTCTGGAGCAGAA TTAAATCTCGAGCTTGGGGAAGCACAAAGGGAGTATCTCTG ATTCCTTTTGCGGATTTTCTGAACCATGATGGGGTTTCTGAAGTAATTGTGTTAAATGATGAAGACAAACTGGTCTCTGAG GTCATTGCTGATCGCAATTATGCTGCTCATGAAGAG GTACTGATCAGATATGGAAAATTTTCAAATGCTACCTTGCTTTTGGACTTTGGGTTTACACTTCCATATAACATCCATGACCAG GTTAAGATCCAGATTGATATACCTCATCGTGATTTCTTACGTGAAATGAAGTTGGAAATCTTGCAAAAGCATTATTTACCAACAATTGAAGATGACAATGGTTTCAAGTCTTCATGGGATTCTTTCATAATCAA AGAAGTGAAGTCTGCTGAAGGAAAAGGGAAGGGTCTGCCACAGTCACTTCGTGCATTTGCTCGGGTTCTATGTTGCACATCACATCAAG ATTTAAGTGATTTGGTCATCGAAGCCGCACAAAATGATGGCCGTTTGGCTAGGCGCCCTTTTAAAAGTAGGAGCAGAGAGATCCAGGCACATGAGATCATGTTGTCGCATCTCACTCAACTCATTGAGGAATATGATACCTCTGTTAAG TCGTTGGGGCATGCTGATTCTCCCACCACGTGTAAAAGATTTGCTCTTCGAAGGCAAATGGCTCTAGACCTCCTCACTGGTGAGCTTCGTATCCTTAAATCTGCTTCGGCATGGTTGAAGAATTATTGTGCATCCTTGTTACAGCATGCCGACATGAATGATGCTGCTAGTTATGATGGAAGTGTTCAAGAATGA
- the LOC110651906 gene encoding uncharacterized protein LOC110651906 isoform X1: MPPRAGTTQPWWSLGQLFFTISRRFSARLNFSFLSEAKVLNHLDDECEDFLPWLERKAGVHVSSKLYIGKSSYGRSLFASKDILTGDCILRVPYSVQIASDNLLPKVSALLDDQVGSVTKVAIVLLVEQKLGWESEWAHYLSCLPQLEEMNSTIFWSRSELDMICQSFVYQETINQKAQIEKDFLTIKPVYIFCFSLALKQFPHILRSITIKDFMHAYALVKSRAWGSTKGVSLIPFADFLNHDGVSEVIVLNDEDKLVSEVIADRNYAAHEEVLIRYGKFSNATLLLDFGFTLPYNIHDQVKIQIDIPHRDFLREMKLEILQKHYLPTIEDDNGFKSSWDSFIIKEVKSAEGKGKGLPQSLRAFARVLCCTSHQDLSDLVIEAAQNDGRLARRPFKSRSREIQAHEIMLSHLTQLIEEYDTSVKSLGHADSPTTCKRFALRRQMALDLLTGELRILKSASAWLKNYCASLLQHADMNDAASYDGSVQE; the protein is encoded by the exons ATGCCACCTCGAGCTGGCACCACACAGCCGTGGTGGTCTTTAGGTCAGCTCTTCTTCACCATCTCTCGTCGCTTCTCTGCTAGGCTGAATTTCTCCTTCCTATCTGAAGCTAAG GTGTTGAATCATTTGGATGACGAGTGTGAAGATTTCTTGCCATGGTTAGAGAGGAAAGCTGGTGTCCACGTTTCATCCAAACTTTACATTGGGAAATCCTCCTACGGCAG GTCACTATTTGCTTCTAAAGACATACTAACTGGGGACTGCATATTGAGAGTTCCATATAGTGTT CAAATAGCATCAGATAATCTACTTCCAAAAGTGTCAGCTTTACTAGATGATCAAGTTGGGAGTGTTACGAAGGTTGCTATTGTCCTCTTGGTTGAGCAAAAACTTGGCTGG GAATCTGAGTGGGCGCATTATTTAAGTTGTCTTCCTCAGCTTGAAGAAATGAATAGCACG ATATTCTGGAGCAGAAGTGAGTTGGACATGATTTGTCAAAGCTTTGTGTATCAGGAAACAATCAATCAAAAAGCTCAAATTGAAAAAGATTTCTTGACAATTAAGCCAGTATATATATTTTGTTTCTCGTTG GCTCTTAAGCAATTCCCTCATATTTTAAGGAGTATCACAATTAAGGATTTCATGCATGCATATGCTTTAG TTAAATCTCGAGCTTGGGGAAGCACAAAGGGAGTATCTCTG ATTCCTTTTGCGGATTTTCTGAACCATGATGGGGTTTCTGAAGTAATTGTGTTAAATGATGAAGACAAACTGGTCTCTGAG GTCATTGCTGATCGCAATTATGCTGCTCATGAAGAG GTACTGATCAGATATGGAAAATTTTCAAATGCTACCTTGCTTTTGGACTTTGGGTTTACACTTCCATATAACATCCATGACCAG GTTAAGATCCAGATTGATATACCTCATCGTGATTTCTTACGTGAAATGAAGTTGGAAATCTTGCAAAAGCATTATTTACCAACAATTGAAGATGACAATGGTTTCAAGTCTTCATGGGATTCTTTCATAATCAA AGAAGTGAAGTCTGCTGAAGGAAAAGGGAAGGGTCTGCCACAGTCACTTCGTGCATTTGCTCGGGTTCTATGTTGCACATCACATCAAG ATTTAAGTGATTTGGTCATCGAAGCCGCACAAAATGATGGCCGTTTGGCTAGGCGCCCTTTTAAAAGTAGGAGCAGAGAGATCCAGGCACATGAGATCATGTTGTCGCATCTCACTCAACTCATTGAGGAATATGATACCTCTGTTAAG TCGTTGGGGCATGCTGATTCTCCCACCACGTGTAAAAGATTTGCTCTTCGAAGGCAAATGGCTCTAGACCTCCTCACTGGTGAGCTTCGTATCCTTAAATCTGCTTCGGCATGGTTGAAGAATTATTGTGCATCCTTGTTACAGCATGCCGACATGAATGATGCTGCTAGTTATGATGGAAGTGTTCAAGAATGA